AACCGCGATCACTATGAATGAGCATGCCGGTGGCATAAGAACGGTTCTTCCAGGCCTTCCAGAGTGCCGTGATGGTGAGCTGTTGCGTGATCGTCTCTGACAGATGCCAGCCAATGATGCGACGCGAGAACAAATCCATCACCACCGCCAAGTACACATAGCCAGCGTTGGTCTGTACATAGGTGATGTCGGCAGCCCAGACGGTGTTCGGTTTCGTGACGGTAAAGTTGCGATTGAGCCGATTGTCGGCCACCGGGTGCTGATGTTGCGAGTCGGTAGTTTGCACCAACGCACGCCTGGGCGTGCGCTTGACACGGATGCCGTCTTCCCGCATCAGCCGGCGCATTTTGTGACGGCCTGCCACAAGGTTGCCTCGCCGCAGTTCCTTGTACATCCGGCGGCTGCCGAAGGTATGGTTGGACTTCTCATCAATCTCGCGCATGGCACGCACCAGCTTGCGCTCATCGTCACTAAGCTGAGGTTCAGGTCGCTTTAACCAGGCATAGTAGCCGCTGGCACTCACCTGCAGCACATGGCACTGCAGGCGCACCGGCCAACAGTGCCGGTGGTTGTTGATAAACATGTATTTCAGTCCCTTCCCGGCGGAGCGGCAAAGATCGACATCGCTTTTTAAAATGGCCAGTTCCATTTCTGCACGCTCAGCGCGCTTACGCAAGGCTCGTACTTCGGCGGCAAGCTCGTCAGGTGTCTTCTGCCCGGCAGCTGCTGCAGCTCCAAGCGTACGCTTCCAGTACGATAGTCGCTTGACGTCGATGCCAAGCTCACGGGCCACCGAGGCCAGCGTACGTCCCGCAGCTACCATCTCCAGGGCGCGACGTTTAAATGCTTCATCATAAATGCGAGGTGGATGTTTCATTGCTCTTTCCTTAGATTTTTGGAAAATTACACCTTCCCCGTAGTGTCCACTTTTTCAGGACCACTCCATGGTGATGTACTGCTACGATCTGCGAAAACATGCTTGATGAAATACGTTAATGGCCTTCC
This is a stretch of genomic DNA from Ignavibacteria bacterium. It encodes these proteins:
- a CDS encoding IS3 family transposase; the protein is MKHPPRIYDEAFKRRALEMVAAGRTLASVARELGIDVKRLSYWKRTLGAAAAAGQKTPDELAAEVRALRKRAERAEMELAILKSDVDLCRSAGKGLKYMFINNHRHCWPVRLQCHVLQVSASGYYAWLKRPEPQLSDDERKLVRAMREIDEKSNHTFGSRRMYKELRRGNLVAGRHKMRRLMREDGIRVKRTPRRALVQTTDSQHQHPVADNRLNRNFTVTKPNTVWAADITYVQTNAGYVYLAVVMDLFSRRIIGWHLSETITQQLTITALWKAWKNRSYATGMLIHSDRGSQYAAAGYRQFLTDYCKATQSMSRKGNCWDNAPVESFCHAQDRRIQRHQLRRSRAPEASGSTLHREHL